Proteins encoded in a region of the Hyphomicrobiales bacterium genome:
- a CDS encoding TIGR02301 family protein, which translates to MIKISKLFLTAILAFVIIGLPNKYSAGMDVFAQTEKTPVYESRLLRLSEIIGSIHFLSLLCKPDDGLVWHNKMNEMLEAEEPSELRRARLVARFNSGFSSFQATYRRCTPSAQKALDRYIAEAQVIVQNLTSDFTG; encoded by the coding sequence ATGATAAAAATTTCAAAACTTTTTCTGACAGCAATACTGGCCTTTGTTATCATTGGGCTGCCTAATAAATACTCGGCGGGAATGGATGTATTTGCGCAAACAGAAAAAACACCTGTTTATGAAAGTCGTTTGTTGCGACTTTCAGAAATTATTGGATCTATCCATTTCTTGAGCCTGTTATGCAAGCCTGACGATGGGCTGGTCTGGCATAATAAAATGAATGAAATGCTGGAAGCCGAAGAACCAAGCGAATTACGCCGCGCGCGGTTGGTCGCACGTTTTAATTCTGGCTTCAGCAGTTTTCAGGCGACATACCGCAGATGCACGCCATCAGCGCAAAAAGCGCTAGATCGATATATAGCGGAAGCTCAGGTTATCGTTCAAAATTTGACTTCTGACTTTACCGGCTGA
- a CDS encoding NUDIX hydrolase, producing the protein MSGVSFDQKPVLGVSALLTHEDYVLLAKRGKEPSKGLWSLPGGKLERGETLVKAAAREVFEETGINVEGLVFVEFVELIKIDYHFVIAVFMAHLADKQPPQAGDDAIDARWISQIEIKALDADSKITSGTFDRISRLTTHTS; encoded by the coding sequence ATGTCTGGCGTCTCATTTGATCAAAAACCAGTTCTTGGTGTCAGTGCCCTCCTTACGCATGAGGACTATGTTCTGCTTGCAAAACGCGGCAAAGAACCTTCTAAAGGGCTTTGGAGCTTGCCTGGCGGCAAACTTGAACGCGGTGAAACGCTTGTTAAAGCAGCCGCTCGTGAAGTGTTTGAAGAAACTGGAATTAATGTTGAAGGTCTGGTCTTTGTCGAATTCGTTGAGCTCATCAAAATAGATTATCACTTTGTGATCGCCGTATTCATGGCACACCTAGCGGATAAACAGCCGCCCCAAGCTGGTGATGATGCAATTGATGCACGGTGGATTAGCCAAATAGAAATAAAAGCATTGGATGCAGACAGCAAAATAACTTCAGGGACTTTTGACCGCATAAGCCGATTAACCACGCACACGTCATAA
- a CDS encoding SOS response-associated peptidase has product MCGRFTLTTELATAASVFGCECEDKAPPRYNIAPTQPISVIFQEFGQRQMRLMRWGFVPSWVKDPKDFSLIINARSESVLHKPSFKSAIRHRRCIIPADGFYEWHRKGGVKTPYYIKPKHDGVVGYAGIFETYASANGSEIDTACFLTTAASADIAAIHHRMPVLVSPEKAEMWLDCTNYSAKDVGAFYDNAQTGLYDIRPISDRVNSARFDEPSLQNAIDLKKKDEITKEENAPEKNEPSPQLSLF; this is encoded by the coding sequence ATGTGCGGTCGCTTTACTTTAACCACAGAATTGGCAACAGCTGCCAGCGTGTTTGGATGTGAGTGTGAAGACAAAGCGCCCCCTCGCTACAATATTGCACCAACACAACCGATTTCTGTTATTTTTCAGGAGTTTGGGCAGCGGCAAATGCGTCTCATGCGTTGGGGCTTTGTGCCGTCATGGGTGAAAGACCCAAAAGATTTCTCATTGATTATAAATGCACGCAGTGAAAGCGTTTTGCATAAGCCATCGTTCAAATCGGCAATACGTCATAGGCGATGCATCATTCCAGCGGATGGGTTTTATGAATGGCATCGTAAGGGAGGCGTCAAAACACCTTATTACATCAAGCCTAAACACGATGGTGTTGTCGGTTATGCGGGTATTTTTGAAACCTATGCCTCAGCCAATGGAAGCGAAATAGATACGGCTTGTTTTTTGACAACGGCAGCAAGCGCAGATATCGCAGCAATCCACCACCGTATGCCGGTTTTGGTTTCGCCAGAAAAAGCGGAAATGTGGCTTGATTGCACAAACTATTCTGCAAAGGATGTCGGGGCATTTTATGATAATGCACAGACGGGGCTTTATGATATTAGACCTATATCAGACAGAGTGAACTCTGCTCGATTTGATGAGCCATCGCTTCAAAACGCGATTGATCTTAAAAAGAAAGATGAGATAACAAAGGAGGAGAACGCGCCTGAAAAAAATGAGCCATCGCCTCAGCTATCTCTGTTTTAA
- a CDS encoding MBL fold metallo-hydrolase produces MPSLKDYMELKQTFKPHHGELVGLTDQLSRITAPNSGPFTFHGTNTYLVGKDSVAIIDPGPIIDDHISAIIKAVGNRPVTHIIVTHTHADHSPAAKTLAKHFNAATFGEGQHRPSRDLYLGESNPLDASADKEFNPDVIVTDGEIIAGEGWTLEAVATPGHTANHLTFCLKEENILLSGDHVMAWSTSIVAPPDGSMSDFMASLDVLMARDEHLFFPGHGGRVEKPDKFMRGLKTHRLMREASILDRLQAGDRNIPDMVKVMYATTNPKLHGAAGLSVLAHLEDLVARGLVETQGPPAIDGVFAPKA; encoded by the coding sequence ATGCCATCGCTAAAAGACTATATGGAGCTAAAACAGACCTTCAAACCACACCACGGGGAATTAGTCGGGCTAACCGATCAATTAAGCCGTATCACCGCGCCAAATAGTGGTCCATTTACGTTTCACGGCACCAATACCTATCTGGTTGGCAAAGACAGTGTTGCTATAATAGATCCTGGGCCAATCATTGATGATCACATCTCAGCCATCATAAAAGCTGTGGGGAACCGGCCTGTCACACATATTATTGTGACACATACCCACGCAGATCATTCACCCGCCGCTAAAACTCTAGCAAAACATTTCAATGCAGCAACATTTGGCGAAGGCCAGCATCGACCTTCGCGCGATCTGTATCTGGGTGAGAGCAATCCTCTTGATGCCAGCGCCGATAAAGAATTCAACCCCGATGTTATAGTGACAGACGGAGAAATCATTGCCGGAGAAGGCTGGACGTTAGAAGCCGTTGCCACGCCCGGACATACGGCAAATCATCTGACCTTTTGCCTCAAAGAGGAGAACATTCTCTTGTCTGGCGATCATGTGATGGCGTGGTCCACCTCGATTGTTGCACCACCCGATGGATCCATGTCTGACTTCATGGCCTCGCTAGATGTGCTCATGGCGCGTGATGAACATCTTTTCTTTCCTGGCCATGGCGGACGTGTTGAAAAGCCTGACAAGTTCATGCGTGGGCTCAAAACGCATCGACTGATGCGTGAGGCCAGTATTCTTGATCGATTGCAGGCTGGCGATCGCAACATTCCTGATATGGTGAAGGTGATGTATGCGACCACTAATCCTAAGCTACACGGCGCGGCTGGCCTTTCAGTTTTGGCCCATTTAGAAGACTTAGTCGCGCGCGGTCTTGTGGAAACACAGGGACCGCCCGCCATTGATGGGGTTTTCGCACCGAAAGCTTAA
- a CDS encoding glycosyltransferase, with product MFIELLIRDIPINFDCILSLKIVIYNKHGVIYLKISVIISTYNSSELLIKALCGYEAQTDKDFEIIVADDGSDVAHRERYEKYASELKIPVSYVWHPDEGFRKNRILNQAIIASQGEYLLFTDGDCIPEPDFLVCHRNNAERGRFLSGGACRLRADVSAKIGFSEINLGLPFKVLKMMQMGRLHSTFFIKMGAKNIGINAILDKLVPVKMTFNGGNSSCWKKDAIAIGGFDERMGYGGEDCEFGFRLKNYGIQPKRIRYSARCVHLEHSREYYNKDIHQSNSQIIKRTIHSKHTVTKYGLNNSAPTQTTEA from the coding sequence ATGTTTATCGAGTTGCTCATAAGAGATATTCCTATCAATTTTGATTGCATATTATCTCTAAAAATTGTTATTTATAACAAACATGGAGTTATATATTTGAAAATAAGTGTCATTATATCAACCTATAATTCATCTGAACTTTTAATAAAAGCACTCTGTGGGTATGAAGCTCAAACAGATAAAGATTTTGAAATTATAGTTGCAGATGACGGGTCCGATGTCGCTCATCGTGAGCGCTATGAAAAATATGCATCTGAACTGAAAATACCTGTTTCTTATGTATGGCACCCTGACGAAGGGTTCAGAAAAAATCGAATATTGAATCAGGCAATTATTGCATCACAAGGTGAATATTTGTTGTTCACGGATGGAGACTGCATTCCAGAACCTGATTTTTTGGTCTGTCATCGTAACAATGCTGAAAGAGGAAGATTTCTGTCAGGTGGTGCCTGTAGGTTACGAGCGGATGTTTCAGCCAAAATTGGGTTTTCAGAAATCAACCTTGGTCTTCCTTTCAAGGTTTTGAAAATGATGCAGATGGGTAGATTACACAGTACATTTTTTATCAAGATGGGCGCTAAAAACATTGGTATCAACGCGATACTTGACAAATTAGTACCAGTCAAAATGACCTTTAATGGTGGCAATTCATCATGTTGGAAAAAGGATGCTATTGCCATTGGCGGTTTTGATGAACGAATGGGATATGGCGGCGAAGATTGTGAATTTGGCTTTCGACTTAAAAACTACGGAATACAACCCAAACGCATCCGATACTCAGCAAGGTGTGTTCATCTTGAACACAGTCGAGAGTATTATAATAAGGATATTCACCAATCTAATTCGCAAATAATTAAAAGAACAATTCACAGTAAGCATACTGTAACTAAATATGGCTTGAACAATTCTGCACCCACACAAACAACAGAAGCATAA
- a CDS encoding sulfotransferase family 2 domain-containing protein, producing MSNSINMHISDYARVMKSHLRQFTPFRKNYTEARVIIFRNYKIAYVPIPKCANSSIRAALLPLINIKPSSVSRIQEFEGFEELNLRQFLRNDFSNDWFVFCVVRNPYSRFASAYLDKLVNRHEVLRPLRRMGLKKEDSFFRYMKMLNMWPLDARNEHFAPQSRLVSKMGYLPDLSYYKFEALSTQWEIIRDEITKRSSISIPKLEQRNKSKSNMDWHDLYCDESKKLADKMAVDDFKNFDYEMAL from the coding sequence ATGAGCAACTCGATAAACATGCATATTTCTGATTATGCTCGAGTTATGAAATCCCATCTAAGACAATTCACTCCATTTAGGAAAAATTATACTGAAGCGCGAGTTATAATCTTTCGAAATTATAAAATTGCTTACGTTCCCATACCTAAATGCGCAAATTCCTCAATTCGTGCAGCATTGTTACCTCTCATCAATATCAAACCATCAAGTGTTTCTAGGATTCAGGAATTTGAAGGATTTGAGGAATTAAATCTAAGACAATTTTTGAGAAACGACTTTTCAAATGACTGGTTTGTTTTTTGCGTAGTGCGTAATCCTTACTCTAGATTTGCGTCTGCTTATTTGGATAAGCTTGTAAATCGGCATGAGGTATTAAGGCCATTACGTCGGATGGGATTGAAGAAAGAAGATAGCTTTTTTCGTTACATGAAGATGTTAAACATGTGGCCCTTGGACGCACGAAACGAACATTTTGCTCCGCAAAGCAGACTTGTTTCAAAAATGGGATATTTGCCTGATCTCTCCTACTACAAATTTGAAGCACTCTCTACGCAATGGGAAATAATAAGAGATGAAATTACAAAACGATCTAGCATCTCAATTCCCAAACTGGAACAACGAAATAAATCAAAATCAAATATGGATTGGCATGACTTATATTGCGATGAAAGCAAGAAACTTGCAGACAAGATGGCAGTAGATGATTTTAAGAATTTTGATTATGAGATGGCATTGTGA
- a CDS encoding DUF6716 putative glycosyltransferase, producing the protein MRLSGTGDIVIGKYNKPCNAKVAIIWSWKQLQVIAAQQTQGNHLLVLERGFIQPRNDWVSLSWDGFNGRGYFPKAPDSGQRFEKYFSHHLKPWRKPSGNRALLIGQVPGDASLEGADMHCWLQDTVQKLKAMGASIIFRPHPNAQTATPEGAVLASGSLQQAFDNCDFVVTFSSTTAVEAVLAGIPTVIFSDGSVAAPMGSRSLDEPLKYPDRTQWCHDLAWRQWTLHELADGSAWRHAVQYLASS; encoded by the coding sequence ATGAGACTATCTGGCACTGGTGACATCGTCATTGGAAAATATAACAAACCTTGTAATGCTAAGGTTGCTATCATTTGGTCTTGGAAGCAGTTGCAGGTTATCGCTGCTCAGCAAACGCAGGGAAACCATCTGCTTGTTCTCGAACGTGGTTTTATTCAACCACGTAATGATTGGGTAAGCCTCTCATGGGACGGATTTAATGGACGAGGGTATTTCCCCAAAGCGCCTGATTCTGGTCAACGATTTGAGAAGTACTTTTCCCATCATTTGAAGCCTTGGCGAAAGCCTTCAGGAAATAGAGCATTACTCATCGGGCAAGTTCCTGGTGATGCTTCACTTGAGGGAGCAGACATGCACTGTTGGTTGCAGGACACGGTACAGAAGTTAAAAGCGATGGGAGCTTCTATAATATTCAGACCCCATCCTAACGCGCAAACTGCGACACCTGAAGGAGCGGTGCTTGCATCGGGCAGCTTGCAGCAAGCATTTGATAATTGTGATTTTGTTGTTACCTTCAGTTCAACAACGGCAGTTGAAGCAGTGCTTGCTGGAATTCCAACAGTAATTTTTAGTGATGGATCAGTTGCAGCTCCAATGGGATCTCGATCCTTGGACGAGCCTTTGAAATATCCAGATCGGACGCAGTGGTGTCATGATCTGGCGTGGCGACAATGGACATTACATGAGTTAGCTGATGGCTCTGCATGGCGTCATGCAGTACAATATCTTGCAAGCAGTTAG
- a CDS encoding asparaginase, with amino-acid sequence MDNPILVEVMRGDFVESVHRGAISIVDASGAVLVDIGDTHKPIFPRSAIKPLQALYLAESGAVEKYGLSDEELALACSSHNGEQAHAAGIVILLGKAGLTYECLECGSQWPVLPADRGALIKADQKPDARHNNCSGKHAGFICATHHLGEKIEGYVKPEHPAQRELKGILEVLTGYDIKDPATIATDGCSIPTYALPLKNLAHAFARFAAASDMGTGRDKAARDIHNACTKHPYLIAGTKRFDTNVMELLGHKALIKTGAEGVYAGMIPSLGLGIALKCEDGTTRASEAMMAGALAAVFAEGRDLLAPYLASTLKNRNGWAVGSVRVVDGLVKRLRQSVA; translated from the coding sequence GTGGATAATCCTATTTTGGTCGAGGTTATGCGCGGTGACTTTGTTGAGAGCGTACATCGTGGCGCCATATCAATTGTTGATGCTAGCGGCGCGGTGCTTGTTGATATTGGCGATACGCACAAACCCATTTTCCCGCGTTCTGCCATTAAACCACTTCAAGCGCTTTATTTGGCTGAGAGTGGCGCGGTGGAAAAATATGGCCTAAGTGATGAAGAGCTAGCGCTGGCGTGTTCATCGCACAATGGCGAGCAGGCGCATGCCGCTGGTATTGTCATCCTGCTTGGCAAAGCCGGTTTGACTTATGAATGTCTTGAGTGCGGTTCTCAGTGGCCCGTTTTGCCTGCAGATCGTGGTGCCTTGATAAAAGCGGATCAAAAGCCCGATGCACGCCATAACAATTGCTCAGGCAAACATGCAGGCTTCATATGCGCGACTCATCATTTGGGTGAAAAGATTGAGGGCTATGTGAAGCCCGAGCATCCCGCCCAACGTGAGCTTAAAGGAATTTTGGAAGTTCTCACAGGCTATGACATTAAGGATCCAGCTACTATAGCAACAGATGGGTGTTCCATTCCTACTTATGCTCTGCCTTTAAAAAATCTCGCCCACGCTTTCGCCCGCTTTGCGGCTGCCAGTGACATGGGTACAGGACGCGACAAAGCAGCGCGCGATATTCATAACGCTTGCACAAAGCATCCTTATCTCATTGCTGGCACAAAGCGCTTTGATACGAATGTGATGGAACTCCTTGGGCATAAAGCGCTCATAAAGACTGGTGCAGAAGGGGTCTATGCAGGAATGATCCCAAGCCTTGGACTTGGTATTGCGCTGAAATGCGAAGACGGCACAACAAGAGCATCGGAAGCTATGATGGCGGGCGCTCTGGCAGCTGTGTTTGCCGAGGGGCGGGATCTATTGGCGCCTTATCTGGCCAGCACATTGAAAAATCGAAATGGCTGGGCTGTCGGGTCGGTGCGTGTGGTGGATGGTCTTGTTAAACGACTAAGACAATCTGTTGCCTGA
- a CDS encoding TIGR03808 family TAT-translocated repetitive protein, producing the protein MDINLKFSRRELLSKATFAGAALTISPSLALPMFSKNPLNIPTDAFKSHMINAQAGGVVPGSREDQSANFQKLLNQSAEQDVPIFLPGGVYKVGGLVFPRRTRIIGVPGSTRLTFNGRNFLARAERADLIHVHGIIFDGLSLPLSENGQGLLTLNTVRDLRVSACDFVGSGLHGLDMTGAGGTVSGCYFHSIRDTAIFSKQSTGMTITDNSISECGNGGILVHRFTLGDDGSVVSNNRIENIKSTNGGTGQWGNGINIYQAHNVMVSNNRISNCAFSSVRANAGHNIQILGNSCSNSGETALYGEFSFEGAVVSNNIVDGGTIGISLANFNEGGRLATVTGNIIRNLTNKLPYKDSGDFKPGIGIYAEADTVITGNAVENVPQAGIHVGWGEFCRNVVVSQNVIRAAPWGVTASVVKGARDVIIKDNVFGNISKQAITGFEWIKPVTKELLGARRTGFNHLSVSGNRLS; encoded by the coding sequence GTGGATATAAACCTAAAATTTTCCAGACGTGAGCTTTTATCAAAGGCTACTTTTGCTGGCGCGGCACTGACCATTAGCCCATCGCTCGCATTACCAATGTTTTCCAAGAATCCGCTCAATATTCCCACTGATGCTTTTAAGAGCCATATGATCAATGCACAAGCAGGCGGTGTGGTTCCTGGGTCTCGTGAGGACCAAAGTGCGAACTTTCAAAAGCTATTAAATCAGTCAGCCGAACAGGATGTCCCGATTTTTTTGCCGGGCGGCGTTTATAAAGTTGGTGGCCTTGTTTTTCCGCGCCGAACACGCATCATCGGTGTTCCTGGTTCAACCCGTCTTACTTTTAACGGGCGTAATTTTTTGGCTCGTGCAGAACGCGCTGACCTCATCCATGTTCACGGGATCATTTTCGATGGTTTAAGTTTACCTTTATCTGAAAATGGGCAAGGTCTTTTAACGCTCAATACCGTTCGTGATTTGCGCGTGAGTGCCTGTGATTTTGTCGGTAGCGGTCTCCATGGCCTAGATATGACAGGTGCAGGAGGCACAGTCAGCGGTTGTTATTTTCATTCCATCAGAGACACCGCAATTTTCTCCAAACAAAGCACCGGCATGACAATCACCGACAATTCTATTTCTGAATGCGGTAATGGCGGTATTTTAGTCCATCGTTTCACACTCGGTGATGATGGGTCAGTTGTCAGCAATAACCGGATTGAGAACATAAAATCCACCAATGGCGGCACGGGGCAATGGGGTAACGGGATCAATATTTATCAGGCCCATAACGTCATGGTGTCTAACAATCGCATATCAAATTGCGCCTTTTCATCCGTACGGGCCAATGCCGGCCATAACATACAAATTCTTGGTAACAGCTGCTCTAATTCAGGCGAAACGGCGCTTTATGGCGAATTTAGCTTTGAAGGTGCTGTTGTGAGCAACAATATCGTAGATGGTGGCACCATTGGTATCTCGCTGGCTAATTTCAATGAAGGCGGGCGGCTTGCAACGGTGACCGGCAATATAATCCGCAATCTCACAAACAAGCTCCCTTACAAAGACAGTGGAGATTTTAAACCTGGCATTGGCATTTATGCTGAAGCCGATACGGTGATTACAGGCAATGCGGTGGAGAATGTGCCACAAGCAGGTATCCATGTTGGTTGGGGTGAGTTTTGTCGCAATGTGGTCGTTAGCCAGAATGTCATCCGCGCAGCACCATGGGGCGTGACAGCCAGCGTTGTTAAGGGTGCGAGAGACGTCATTATAAAGGATAACGTGTTCGGCAATATCTCAAAACAGGCGATCACAGGTTTTGAATGGATCAAGCCAGTTACAAAAGAACTCTTGGGCGCACGGCGCACAGGTTTTAATCATCTATCTGTTTCAGGCAACAGATTGTCTTAG
- a CDS encoding DUF2267 domain-containing protein has protein sequence MEELIGRIVSNVGIDEGLAQKAVGMILGFLQQEGPEDKVSSLMGALPGAEDLISAASGGGGGGGGLMGAVGGLMGGGGGGGGGGAMALMGQLTGAGLGMGDVQGVAGEVMGFAKEKAGEDTVAEIVGAIPGLDQFV, from the coding sequence ATGGAAGAACTTATTGGTCGCATCGTTAGCAATGTTGGTATTGATGAGGGATTGGCGCAAAAAGCGGTCGGCATGATTTTAGGATTTCTGCAGCAAGAAGGCCCAGAAGATAAAGTATCTTCACTTATGGGTGCTTTACCCGGTGCTGAGGATTTGATTTCAGCCGCTTCCGGTGGCGGTGGCGGTGGCGGTGGCCTAATGGGCGCTGTTGGTGGCCTTATGGGCGGCGGCGGCGGTGGCGGTGGCGGTGGCGCCATGGCACTTATGGGCCAGCTCACCGGTGCAGGCCTTGGTATGGGCGATGTACAGGGCGTTGCAGGCGAAGTTATGGGCTTTGCTAAAGAAAAAGCTGGCGAAGATACCGTAGCCGAAATTGTCGGTGCCATTCCTGGTCTTGATCAATTCGTCTAA
- a CDS encoding helicase HerA-like C-terminal domain-containing protein has protein sequence MFKDGMIYLGTSVKGEYLDLKRANRHGLITGATGTGKTVTLQILTEGFSSAGVPVFCADVKGDLSGLSAEGEYKDFLEKRAADIGFTDEYEFGSFPTVFWDLFGEQGHPIRTTVSEMGPLLLSRLMELNPTQEGVLNIAFKIADDEGLLLLDMKDLRALLVNLADRAGEISAEYGNVSKASIGAIQRQLLVLEEQGGEDFFGEPALDIMEIMRTDRSGKGLVNILAADKLMGSPRLYATFLLWLLSELFEELPEVGDPEKPRLVFFFDEAHLLFDEAPKALVAKVEQVVKLIRSKGVGVYFVTQNPLDVPDGVLSQLGNRIQHALRAYTPREQKAVKVAAGTFRPNPDFDAYDVIMELGVGEALVSTLERKGVPSIVQRTLIRPPSSRLGPLTVSERNKTIKNSPIYGLYDEAQDRESAYEILKGRAAKKAELEEKQRLQEEKEREEKGRMKRSRSGYRDDDGYRDDRPTRKSRRKTRRRSKRQSVAETAMKSVARSVASSIGRALVRGILGSLKGGR, from the coding sequence ATGTTTAAAGATGGAATGATTTATCTCGGCACGAGTGTGAAGGGAGAATATCTAGATCTCAAACGCGCCAATCGGCACGGTTTGATAACCGGCGCCACGGGCACTGGTAAGACAGTCACGCTGCAAATCTTGACCGAAGGGTTCTCCAGCGCCGGGGTTCCTGTTTTTTGTGCAGACGTCAAAGGCGACTTGTCGGGCCTGAGCGCCGAGGGCGAATATAAAGATTTTCTAGAAAAACGCGCCGCCGACATTGGCTTCACGGATGAATATGAGTTCGGCTCATTCCCAACTGTTTTTTGGGATTTATTTGGCGAACAAGGCCACCCCATCCGCACGACAGTATCCGAAATGGGTCCCTTATTGCTTTCGCGTTTGATGGAACTTAATCCGACACAAGAAGGTGTTTTGAACATTGCTTTCAAGATTGCGGATGATGAAGGTCTTCTTCTGCTTGATATGAAAGACCTGCGTGCACTTTTGGTGAATTTGGCTGATCGCGCGGGTGAAATATCGGCGGAATACGGCAATGTTTCCAAGGCTTCAATCGGTGCAATCCAGCGTCAATTGCTGGTGCTGGAAGAGCAGGGCGGCGAAGATTTTTTCGGTGAGCCAGCCCTTGATATTATGGAAATCATGCGCACTGACCGCTCCGGCAAAGGGCTGGTGAATATTCTGGCTGCTGATAAATTAATGGGCTCGCCGCGTCTTTATGCGACCTTCCTTTTATGGCTTCTATCCGAACTATTTGAAGAATTACCAGAAGTTGGCGATCCGGAAAAACCGCGCCTTGTCTTCTTTTTTGATGAAGCGCATTTGTTGTTTGATGAAGCACCAAAAGCACTTGTTGCAAAAGTCGAGCAAGTGGTGAAACTCATCCGCTCCAAAGGGGTTGGCGTTTATTTTGTGACACAAAATCCGCTTGATGTGCCAGATGGAGTTCTCTCGCAATTGGGTAATCGCATACAGCATGCGCTGCGGGCCTATACGCCACGCGAGCAAAAAGCCGTTAAAGTGGCCGCTGGCACTTTCCGACCTAACCCTGATTTCGATGCCTATGATGTGATTATGGAGCTGGGAGTGGGTGAAGCGCTTGTTTCTACCTTGGAGCGTAAAGGCGTGCCGTCTATCGTTCAGCGCACATTGATCCGTCCGCCATCCTCGCGTCTTGGTCCTCTAACTGTTTCTGAACGCAATAAGACTATCAAGAATAGTCCGATCTATGGTCTTTATGATGAAGCGCAGGATCGCGAATCTGCCTATGAAATTTTAAAAGGCCGAGCAGCTAAAAAGGCTGAACTTGAAGAAAAGCAGCGCCTGCAGGAAGAAAAAGAGCGCGAAGAAAAAGGCCGTATGAAACGCTCACGTTCTGGCTACCGCGATGACGATGGTTATCGTGATGATCGCCCAACAAGAAAATCACGTCGTAAAACGCGCCGTCGCTCGAAGCGCCAGTCTGTGGCGGAAACCGCGATGAAGTCAGTCGCGCGATCTGTTGCATCTTCGATTGGGCGAGCCCTTGTACGCGGTATTCTTGGTAGCCTTAAGGGCGGAAGATAA